A genomic window from Desulfobacterales bacterium includes:
- a CDS encoding glycosyltransferase family 4 protein, producing MTSVIKYYEGIDSVAVIGNYLPRQCGIATFTTDLVEGLSAEATGIYCWAAAMNDKPEGYPYPEKVRFEINQNKMSDYSVASQFLNISQTDIVCVQHEFGLFGGPAGSHLLKLLGDLRMPVVTTLHTVLKDPAPEYHDVMCKLSDLSDKLVVMSHKAADFLKDIYAVPEEKIAFIHHGIPDTPFIDSSFYKDKFGVEGKKVLLTFGLLSPNKGIENVLQALPAIIKKHPDVVYIVLGAIHPHILKSQGDAYRIMLQQLVRKLNIGEHVIFQNRFVELKELCEFLGIADIYVTPYLEEAQITSGTLAYAMGTGKAVISTPYWYATEMLAEGRGRIVPFRNPEAMAQQIIELLDNDVERHAMRKKAYTFSRDAVWKEVSRKYLQAFSEVQQNRTRHPRPRHSYVENIKAITNFELPEIKLDHLKAFTDDTGILQHATYTIPDRSHGYCTDDNARALLVAAMGQKCLPANGLGLDGLSGHYLGFLLYAYNEKNGRFRNFMNYSRQWIEEIGSEDAHGRALWCIGKAVAFLDDPGQLAMSTTLFNKALRAVENFYSPRAIAFCLIGMNAYLDKFSGDSDVRRIQEVLAGRLFNQFKNHATDDWPWLENALNYANGKLPHALMVSGKRMHRNDMIDMGLNSLKWLLAIQTEDNHFVPIGSNGWYEKGGPRARFDQQPVEAHAMVEACVKAFNVTRDKTWFDNAVMCFNWFLGHNDLNMPLYDPKTGGCRDGLMADGINQNEGAESSLAWLLSLMTLQKLYADEILNQPLSQKTF from the coding sequence ATGACATCTGTTATTAAGTATTATGAGGGAATCGACTCGGTTGCCGTCATCGGCAACTATCTGCCCCGCCAGTGCGGTATTGCAACTTTCACCACGGATCTGGTTGAAGGCTTATCCGCGGAAGCCACCGGTATTTACTGCTGGGCGGCTGCCATGAACGACAAACCCGAGGGATATCCTTATCCGGAAAAAGTACGCTTCGAGATCAACCAGAACAAGATGAGCGATTACAGCGTCGCATCTCAATTTCTCAATATCAGTCAGACGGATATTGTCTGTGTGCAGCATGAATTCGGTCTTTTTGGAGGTCCGGCCGGCAGCCATCTGCTGAAACTATTGGGTGATCTGCGCATGCCGGTGGTGACGACGTTACACACGGTTTTAAAGGACCCCGCGCCGGAATACCATGACGTCATGTGCAAGCTGTCCGATTTATCCGATAAACTGGTGGTGATGAGCCATAAGGCAGCTGATTTCCTAAAAGATATCTATGCCGTGCCCGAGGAGAAAATTGCCTTTATCCATCACGGCATTCCCGACACGCCGTTTATTGATTCAAGCTTTTACAAAGACAAGTTCGGTGTGGAAGGCAAAAAAGTGCTGCTCACATTCGGCTTGCTTTCCCCAAATAAGGGCATCGAAAATGTATTGCAGGCGCTTCCGGCGATCATCAAAAAACATCCGGATGTGGTCTATATTGTCCTGGGTGCAATCCACCCGCATATTTTGAAGTCGCAGGGGGATGCATACCGTATCATGCTGCAGCAGCTCGTGCGCAAACTCAATATCGGCGAGCATGTCATTTTTCAAAATCGTTTTGTTGAACTAAAAGAGTTATGTGAATTTCTCGGCATCGCCGATATTTACGTAACCCCTTATCTTGAAGAAGCCCAGATTACCTCCGGGACCCTTGCCTATGCCATGGGTACCGGCAAAGCCGTTATTTCAACCCCGTACTGGTATGCCACCGAGATGCTTGCCGAAGGCCGGGGCCGAATTGTGCCCTTCCGCAATCCGGAAGCCATGGCCCAGCAAATTATCGAACTTCTGGACAACGATGTTGAACGGCACGCCATGCGCAAAAAAGCCTATACATTCAGTCGTGACGCGGTCTGGAAGGAGGTATCCCGAAAATACCTCCAGGCTTTCAGTGAGGTGCAGCAAAACCGCACCCGGCACCCCCGTCCCCGGCATTCCTATGTTGAAAACATCAAGGCCATCACGAATTTTGAGCTTCCGGAGATCAAGCTCGATCATCTGAAGGCCTTTACCGATGATACCGGCATCCTGCAACATGCCACCTATACCATTCCCGATCGCAGCCATGGCTACTGCACTGATGATAATGCCAGAGCGCTGCTGGTTGCCGCCATGGGTCAAAAATGCCTGCCGGCAAACGGTTTGGGGCTTGATGGTCTCAGCGGTCATTATCTCGGATTTCTTCTGTATGCCTATAATGAAAAAAATGGGCGCTTTCGCAATTTCATGAATTATTCGCGGCAGTGGATAGAGGAGATCGGGTCCGAGGATGCGCATGGCAGAGCGCTCTGGTGCATAGGAAAGGCAGTGGCTTTTCTTGACGACCCCGGGCAGCTTGCAATGAGCACAACCCTTTTCAACAAGGCACTTCGAGCTGTCGAGAATTTTTATTCACCCCGCGCCATCGCTTTTTGCCTGATTGGCATGAATGCTTATCTCGATAAATTTTCCGGCGACAGTGATGTGCGCAGAATTCAGGAAGTCCTTGCCGGCAGGCTTTTCAATCAGTTTAAAAACCATGCAACAGACGATTGGCCCTGGCTTGAGAACGCCTTGAACTATGCCAACGGCAAACTGCCGCATGCCCTGATGGTGTCCGGCAAGCGGATGCATCGCAACGACATGATCGATATGGGACTCAACTCCCTCAAGTGGCTGCTTGCCATCCAAACCGAAGACAATCACTTTGTGCCCATCGGCAGCAACGGATGGTATGAAAAAGGCGGACCCAGGGCCCGCTTCGACCAGCAGCCCGTCGAAGCCCATGCCATGGTCGAGGCTTGTGTGAAAGCCTTTAACGTCACCCGGGATAAAACATGGTTCGACAATGCAGTTATGTGTTTCAATTGGTTTCTCGGCCACAATGACCTGAATATGCCGCTCTATGATCCCAAGACCGGCGGCTGCCGCGATGGGTTGATGGCGGACGGCATCAATCAGAATGAAGGCGCCGAATCTTCCCTTGCCTGGCTGCTTTCGCTGATGACATTGCAAAAGCTTTATGCCGACGAGATTTTAAACCAGCCGCTGTCACAGAAAACCTTTTAA
- a CDS encoding slipin family protein → MYTTIAIVLLVVFFLSTAIRILNEYERGVIFRLGRVIAAKGPGLIILIPVVDKMVKVSLRLLVLDVDPQDVITRDNVSVKVNAVIYFRVIDSVKAIIEVENYQYAMSQLAQTTLRSVCGQAELDELLSAREKINSELQEILDTHTDPWGIKVATVELKHIDLPQEMQRAMAKQAEAERERRAKIINAEGEFQAAAKLAEAAVIISEHPMALQLRYLQTMREMSSEQNTTTIFPFPMDLFTPLLKLMDKK, encoded by the coding sequence ATGTATACCACTATTGCCATTGTCCTACTGGTTGTCTTTTTCCTGTCCACAGCCATACGGATTTTAAACGAGTATGAGCGCGGGGTTATATTCCGGCTGGGGCGGGTTATTGCCGCCAAAGGGCCGGGATTGATCATACTGATTCCGGTTGTCGATAAGATGGTCAAGGTAAGCCTGCGTCTTCTGGTCCTGGATGTGGATCCTCAGGATGTTATCACCCGTGACAATGTCTCAGTGAAGGTAAATGCCGTTATCTACTTCAGGGTCATTGATTCGGTCAAGGCCATCATCGAAGTGGAAAATTATCAGTATGCCATGTCCCAGCTGGCCCAGACAACCTTAAGAAGTGTTTGCGGCCAGGCCGAGCTGGATGAACTGTTGTCGGCCCGGGAAAAAATAAATTCAGAGCTTCAGGAAATACTCGACACACACACGGATCCCTGGGGAATAAAGGTTGCCACGGTGGAGCTCAAACACATCGATCTGCCGCAGGAAATGCAGCGGGCCATGGCCAAGCAGGCTGAAGCTGAAAGAGAACGGCGCGCCAAGATAATCAATGCCGAAGGCGAATTTCAGGCAGCCGCAAAGCTGGCCGAAGCCGCAGTAATCATTAGTGAGCATCCCATGGCGCTGCAGCTCAGATACCTCCAGACCATGCGGGAGATGTCGTCCGAGCAGAACACGACCACCATTTTCCCCTTTCCCATGGATCTGTTCACGCCGCTGCTCAAGTTAATGGATAAAAAATAA
- the ftsH gene encoding ATP-dependent zinc metalloprotease FtsH, whose translation MPPKARFSIWYFLVVFLTISYLQQTYFSSKVESISYSQFKQHIAQGNVNELIIGPENINGMLKGTPVQKFTTLRVDDPNLVKDLDDHKVSYSGRYESKFLRALLSWIIPMGIFFLIWRYAMKKMGPGMGVMSFSKSKAKIFAESETKVTFADAAGIDEAKEELQEVVEFLSTPEKFQKLGGRIPKGVLLVGPPGTGKTLLARAVAGEAKVPFFSISGSEFVEMFVGVGAARVRDLFAQAAGQAPCIIFIDELDALGKARGMNVMGGHDEREQTLNQLLVEMDGFETNKGVIIMAATNRPEILDPALLRPGRFDRQVLVDRPDINGREAILKIHSKNVLLSPEVDLRKIAGRTPGFVGADLANIINEAALLAARNDKETVELADFDEAIDRVVAGLQKKNRVMNAQEKEIVAFHESGHAIVAESVEYADPVHKISIIPRGIAALGYTQQQPTEDRYLMTRSELLDRLAVLLGGRVAEELVFKEISTGAQNDLQRASDIARSMVTEYGMSDLLGLVSYERPRQAMFLPDSFSPNKNYSEAKAAQIDEEVARFVEEAHQRVRKILSERRAVLDDLAHLLSQKESVQGEELRRMLSAAKPTIADSSSV comes from the coding sequence TTGCCCCCCAAGGCGCGTTTCAGCATATGGTATTTCCTGGTCGTGTTTCTTACGATCAGCTACCTGCAGCAAACCTATTTTTCTTCAAAAGTGGAATCGATCTCCTACAGCCAGTTTAAACAACACATCGCCCAAGGCAACGTGAATGAATTGATTATCGGCCCGGAAAATATAAATGGGATGCTAAAAGGAACGCCGGTCCAAAAGTTTACGACGCTTCGGGTGGATGATCCCAACCTGGTGAAGGATCTGGATGATCACAAGGTCAGTTACTCCGGACGCTATGAGAGTAAATTTCTGAGAGCGCTTCTCTCCTGGATCATCCCCATGGGCATTTTTTTCCTGATCTGGCGCTATGCCATGAAAAAGATGGGGCCGGGGATGGGGGTCATGTCTTTTAGCAAGAGCAAAGCCAAGATTTTCGCCGAGAGTGAGACTAAGGTCACTTTCGCCGATGCCGCCGGCATCGATGAAGCCAAAGAAGAACTCCAGGAAGTCGTTGAATTTTTGAGCACTCCGGAAAAATTCCAGAAGCTGGGGGGGAGAATTCCCAAAGGGGTGCTTCTGGTCGGCCCGCCGGGGACCGGCAAAACCCTGCTGGCCAGGGCCGTAGCCGGGGAGGCCAAGGTGCCTTTTTTCAGCATCAGCGGGTCTGAGTTTGTGGAGATGTTCGTCGGCGTGGGTGCAGCAAGGGTTCGCGATCTTTTCGCCCAGGCTGCCGGCCAGGCCCCCTGCATCATCTTCATCGATGAGCTGGACGCGTTGGGAAAAGCCCGGGGAATGAATGTCATGGGCGGTCATGACGAACGCGAGCAGACCCTCAACCAACTCCTGGTGGAAATGGATGGATTCGAAACGAACAAAGGGGTCATCATCATGGCCGCCACCAACCGGCCGGAAATCCTGGATCCGGCCTTGCTGCGGCCGGGGCGGTTTGACCGGCAGGTTCTGGTGGACCGACCGGACATCAATGGACGGGAAGCCATCTTAAAAATTCACTCCAAGAATGTGCTGTTAAGCCCCGAAGTCGATCTTCGCAAGATCGCCGGCCGCACCCCGGGCTTTGTGGGAGCCGACCTGGCCAACATCATCAATGAAGCCGCATTGCTGGCTGCCCGAAATGACAAAGAAACGGTAGAGTTGGCGGATTTCGACGAGGCCATCGACCGGGTGGTTGCGGGTCTGCAGAAAAAGAACCGGGTGATGAATGCTCAGGAGAAAGAGATTGTCGCCTTCCATGAGTCCGGACATGCGATTGTGGCCGAGTCTGTCGAGTATGCCGACCCGGTGCACAAAATTTCCATTATTCCCCGGGGGATCGCGGCGCTTGGATATACCCAGCAGCAACCCACCGAGGACCGCTACTTAATGACCCGCTCGGAACTGCTGGACCGGCTGGCTGTTCTCTTGGGCGGCAGGGTGGCGGAGGAACTGGTGTTTAAGGAAATTTCCACCGGCGCCCAGAACGACTTGCAGCGGGCCTCTGACATTGCCCGGTCCATGGTTACGGAATACGGCATGAGCGATCTCCTGGGGCTGGTGAGCTATGAGCGCCCACGCCAGGCGATGTTTCTTCCGGATAGTTTTTCTCCTAATAAAAATTACAGTGAGGCCAAGGCCGCCCAAATTGACGAGGAAGTCGCTCGGTTCGTCGAGGAAGCCCATCAGCGCGTGCGTAAAATCCTCTCTGAGCGGCGAGCTGTCCTGGATGATCTGGCCCATCTCCTTTCGCAGAAGGAAAGTGTGCAGGGAGAGGAGCTTAGAAGGATGCTGTCGGCAGCCAAACCGACAATTGCAGATTCGTCATCGGTTTAA